Proteins co-encoded in one Arachis hypogaea cultivar Tifrunner chromosome 11, arahy.Tifrunner.gnm2.J5K5, whole genome shotgun sequence genomic window:
- the LOC112722539 gene encoding protein EMBRYO DEFECTIVE 514, which translates to MAETTASEEHLAEQNTSSSSAAKEIDVDSSKPEAGREAGDDKATDSKKRKVDDGKGKAKVDEQSEDKKKKKKNEEAEEASKEILSGPVKLGYKTFDSSVEIFDYFYNFLHSWPLNINVNKYEHQMLLELLQKGHKNAARKIGVGIRSFQIHKHPKWMGRCFVPIREDGSVDYFRFRKCVHHILPLPDEMLPLPGVDKHLSSKKKYSKQGGRGRGESGK; encoded by the exons ATGGCGGAAACCACCGCATCGGAAGAACATCTCGCGGAACAAAACACATCCTCCTCCTCCGCCGCCAAAGAAATTGACGTGGACAGCTCCAAACCTGAGGCTGGTCGCGAGGCCGGTGACGACAAAGCTACTGATTCCAAGAAGCGGAAGGTAGATGACGGAAAGGGGAAAGCCAAAGTTGATGAACAAAGTGaagacaagaagaagaagaagaagaacgaggagGCGGAGGAAGCGAGCAAGGAGATACTATCGGGTCCAGTGAAATTGGGTTACAAGACCTTCGATTCTTCGGTGGAAATTTTCGATTACTTCTACAACTTTCTTCATTCCTGGCCCCTTAATATCAATGTCAACAAG TATGAACATCAAATGTTGCTGGAATTGCTCCAGAAGGGACACAAGAATGCTGCCCGGAAGATTGGAGTGGGAATCCGCTCTTTCCAAATCCACAAGCATCCCAAGTGGATGGGCAGGTGCTTCGTCCCCATCAGGGAGGATGGATCTGTGGATTATTTTCGCTTCCGCAAATGTGTGCATCATATTCTTCCATTGCCGGATGAGATGCTTCCACTACCTGGAGTGGACAAGCACTTAAGCAGCAAAAAGAAGTACTCAAAACAGGGAGGGCGCGGCCGTGGCGAATCTGGAAAGTGA